A genomic window from Schistocerca serialis cubense isolate TAMUIC-IGC-003099 chromosome 4, iqSchSeri2.2, whole genome shotgun sequence includes:
- the LOC126474462 gene encoding mucin-19-like: MNLRASVLTTVWVLVAVTAVDASPVGDCPPVDALDHTDHLPDSKNCSLFYKCDHAAPVLFICPDGLHFNPVLEVCDWPDRAGCSGASPSTVAPSSSSAAPTSAATTAAPTAAPSSTDNPTSAPSGDCPAVGTCPQYEDENSIAKHLPHATNCSQFCKCDHGKPVTFDCPAGLHFNPTLEVCDWPDQAGCSGGSASTAAPSSSTAAPTSAATTSAPTAAPSSSTAAPTSAATTAAPTAAPSSTANPTPAPSGDCPAVGTCPQYEDENSIAKHLPHATNCSQFCKCDHGKPVTFDCPAGLHFNPTLEVCDWPDQAGCSGGSASTAAPSSSTAAPTSAATTSAPTAAPSSSTAAPTSAATTAAPTAAPSSTANPTPAPSGDCPAVGTCPQYEDENSIAKHLPHATNCSQFCKCDHGKPVTFDCPAGLHFNPTLEVCDWPDQAGCSGGSASTAAPSSSTAAPTSAATTSAPTAAPSSSTAAPTSAATTAAPTAAPSSTANPTPAPSGDCPAVGTCPQYEDENSIAKHLPHATNCSQFCKCDHGKPVTFDCPAGLHFNPTLEVCDWPDQAGCSGGSASTAAPSSSTAAPTSAATTAAPTAAPSSSTAAPTAAPSSSTAAPTSAATTPAPTAAPSSSTAAPTSAATTAAPTAAPSSTANPTPAPSGDCPAVGTCPQYEDENSIAKHLPHATNCSQFCKCDHGKPVTFDCPAGLHFNPTLEVCDWPDQAGCSGGSASTAAPSSSTAAPTSAATTAAPTAAPSSSTAAPTAAPSSSTAAPTSAATTPAPTAAPSSSTAAPTSAATTAAPTAAPSSTANPTPAPSGDCPAVGTCPQYEDENSIAKHLPHATNCSQFCKCDHGKPVTFDCPAGLHFNPTLEVCDWPDQAGCSGGSASTAAPSSSTAAPTSAATTAAPTAAPSSSTAAPTSAATTAAPTAAPSSTANPTPAPSGDCPAVGTCPQYEDENSIAKHLPHATNCSQFCKCDHGKPVTFDCPAGLHFNPTLEVCDWPDQAGCSGGSASTAAPSSSTAAPTSAATTAAPTAAPSSSTAAPTSAATTPAPTAAPSSSTAAPTSAATTAAPTAAPSSTANPTPAPSGDCPAVGTCPQYEDENSIAKHLPHATNCSQFCKCDHGKPVTFDCPAGLHFNPTLEVCDWPDQAGCSGGSASTAAPSSSTAVPTSAATTAAPTNSIAKHLPHSSDCTKFCKCDHGTPVTFDCPAGLHFNPTLEVCDWPYRAGCVNSSA; encoded by the exons ATGAATCTAAGAG CAAGTGTGTTAACGACCGTGTGGGTCCTAGTTGCTGTAACTGCAGTCGACGCATCACCTGTAGGTGACTGTCCGCCAGTAGATGCGCTGGATCACACAGACCATCTACCAGACAGCAAAAACTGTTCACTTTTCTACAAATGTGATCACGCCGCACCTGTATTGTTTATATGTCCTGATGGTCTCCACTTCAACCCTGTGCTGGAAGTATGTGACTGGCCAGACCGTGCAGGCTGTTCAGGTGCATCACCATCAACTGTAGCACCAAGCTCATCCTCAGCTGCTCCCACAAGTGCTGCCACTACAGCAGCTCCAACTGCAGCACCAAGCTCAACAGACAATCCAACATCTGCTCCATCAGGAGACTGTCCAGCAGTCGGCACCTGCCCACAATATGAAGATGAGAACTCTATTGCTAAGCACCTTCCCCATGCCACAAACTGCAGCCAATTCTGTAAATGTGACCATGGAAAACCTGTCACATTCGACTGTCCTGCTGGACTCCACTTCAACCCTACACTGGAAGTATGTGACTGGCCAGACCAGGCGGGCTGTTCAGGTGGATCAGCATCAACTGCTGCTCCCAGCTCTTCCACAGCTGCTCCTACAAGTGCTGCCACTACATCAGCTCCAACGGCAGCACCAAGCTCATCCACAGCTGCTCCTACAAGTGCTGCCACTACAGCAGCTCCAACAGCAGCACCAAGCTCAACAGCCAATCCGACACCTGCTCCATCAGGAGACTGCCCAGCAGTCGGTACCTGCCCACAATATGAAGATGAGAACTCTATTGCTAAACACCTCCCCCATGCCACAAACTGCAGCCAGTTCTGTAAATGTGACCACGGAAAACCTGTCACATTCGACTGTCCTGCTGGACTCCACTTCAACCCTACACTGGAAGTATGTGACTGGCCAGACCAGGCGGGCTGTTCAGGTGGATCAGCATCAACTGCTGCTCCCAGCTCTTCCACAGCTGCTCCTACAAGTGCTGCCACTACATCAGCTCCAACGGCAGCACCAAGCTCATCCACAGCTGCTCCTACAAGTGCTGCCACTACAGCAGCTCCAACAGCAGCACCAAGCTCAACAGCCAATCCGACACCTGCTCCATCAGGAGACTGCCCAGCAGTCGGTACCTGCCCACAATATGAAGATGAGAACTCTATTGCTAAACACCTCCCCCATGCCACAAACTGCAGCCAGTTCTGTAAATGTGACCACGGAAAACCTGTCACATTCGACTGTCCTGCTGGACTCCACTTCAACCCTACACTGGAAGTATGTGACTGGCCAGACCAGGCGGGCTGTTCAGGTGGATCAGCATCAACTGCTGCTCCCAGCTCTTCCACAGCTGCTCCCACAAGTGCTGCCACTACATCAGCTCCAACGGCAGCACCAAGCTCATCCACAGCTGCTCCTACAAGTGCTGCCACTACAGCAGCTCCAACAGCAGCACCAAGCTCAACAGCCAATCCGACACCTGCTCCATCAGGAGACTGCCCAGCAGTCGGTACCTGCCCACAATATGAAGATGAGAACTCTATTGCTAAACACCTCCCACATGCCACAAACTGCAGCCAGTTCTGTAAATGTGACCACGGAAAACCTGTCACATTCGACTGTCCTGCTGGACTCCACTTCAACCCTACACTGGAAGTATGTGACTGGCCAGACCAAGCAGGCTGTTCTGGTGGATCAGCGTCAACTGCAGCTCCCAGTTCATCCACAGCTGCTCCCACAAGTGCAGCCACTACAGCAGCTCCAACTGCAGCACCAAGCTCATCAACAGCAGCTCCTACTGCAGCACCAAGCTCATCAACAGCAGCTCCTACAAGTGCTGCCACTACACCAGCTCCAACGGCAGCACCAAGCTCATCCACAGCTGCTCCTACAAGTGCTGCCACTACAGCAGCTCCAACAGCAGCACCAAGCTCAACAGCCAATCCGACACCTGCTCCATCAGGAGACTGCCCAGCAGTCGGCACCTGCCCACAATATGAAGATGAGAACTCTATTGCTAAACACCTCCCCCATGCCACAAACTGCAGCCAGTTCTGTAAATGTGATCACGGAAAACCTGTCACATTCGACTGTCCTGCTGGACTCCACTTCAACCCTACGCTAGAGGTATGTGACTGGCCAGACCAAGCAGGCTGTTCTGGTGGATCAGCGTCAACTGCAGCTCCCAGTTCATCCACAGCTGCTCCCACAAGTGCAGCCACTACAGCAGCTCCAACTGCAGCACCAAGCTCATCAACAGCAGCTCCTACTGCAGCACCAAGCTCATCAACAGCAGCTCCTACAAGTGCTGCCACTACACCAGCTCCAACGGCAGCACCAAGCTCATCCACAGCTGCTCCCACAAGTGCTGCCACCACAGCAGCTCCAACAGCAGCACCAAGCTCAACAGCCAATCCGACACCTGCTCCATCAGGAGACTGCCCAGCAGTCGGCACCTGCCCACAATATGAAGATGAGAACTCTATTGCTAAACACCTCCCCCATGCCACAAACTGCAGCCAGTTCTGTAAATGTGATCATGGAAAACCTGTCACATTCGACTGTCCTGCTGGACTCCACTTCAACCCTACACTGGAAGTATGTGACTGGCCAGACCAGGCGGGCTGTTCAGGTGGATCAGCGTCAACTGCAGCTCCCAGTTCATCCACAGCTGCTCCCACAAGTGCAGCCACTACAGCAGCTCCAACTGCAGCACCAAGCTCATCAACAGCAGCTCCTACAAGTGCTGCCACTACAGCAGCTCCAACAGCAGCACCAAGCTCAACAGCCAATCCGACACCTGCTCCATCAGGAGACTGCCCAGCAGTCGGCACCTGCCCACAATATGAAGATGAGAACTCTATTGCTAAACACCTCCCCCATGCCACAAACTGCAGCCAGTTCTGTAAATGTGATCATGGAAAACCTGTCACATTCGACTGTCCTGCTGGACTCCACTTCAACCCTACACTGGAAGTATGTGACTGGCCAGACCAGGCGGGCTGTTCAGGTGGATCAGCGTCAACTGCAGCTCCCAGTTCATCCACAGCTGCTCCCACAAGTGCAGCCACTACAGCAGCTCCAACTGCAGCACCAAGCTCATCAACAGCAGCTCCTACAAGTGCTGCCACTACACCAGCTCCAACGGCAGCACCAAGCTCATCCACAGCTGCTCCCACAAGTGCTGCCACTACAGCAGCTCCAACAGCAGCACCAAGCTCAACAGCCAATCCGACACCCGCTCCATCAGGAGACTGCCCAGCAGTCGGCACCTGCCCACAATATGAAGATGAGAACTCTATTGCTAAGCACCTCCCCCATGCCACAAACTGCAGCCAATTCTGTAAATGTGATCATGGAAAACCTGTCACATTCGACTGTCCTGCTGGACTCCATTTCAACCCTACACTAGAAGTATGTGACTGGCCAGACCAGGCGGGCTGTTCGGGTGGATCAGCGTCAACTGCAGCTCCCAGTTCATCCACAGCTGTTCCCACAAGTGCAGCCACTACAGCAGCTCCAACT AACTCTATTGCTAAGCACCTTCCCCATTCATCTGACTGCACCAAGTTCTGCAAATGTGACCATGGTACACCTGTTACATTTGACTGCCCTGCTGGGCTCCATTTCAACCCTACACTGGAAGTATGTGACTGGCCATACCGTGCTGGCTGTGTAAATAGTTCAGCTTAA